In Mycobacterium sp. JS623, one genomic interval encodes:
- a CDS encoding hemerythrin domain-containing protein, with amino-acid sequence MVETFVQSSDDVVKFLKDQHNLIKDMFEEVFSASDPKAREKAFIDLRKLLAVHETAEEMVVHPRVRHEAANGDEIVDARLEEEHKAKEMLSALESMDVESKEFIDELTKFRDAVIDHAEHEENEEFTKLERNLTADDRERMAKAVQAAEAIAPTRPHPGVESAKMNFAAGPFASMLDRARDLLKQATS; translated from the coding sequence GTGGTAGAGACATTCGTTCAATCGAGCGACGACGTTGTGAAGTTCCTCAAGGATCAGCACAACCTGATCAAGGACATGTTCGAAGAGGTTTTCAGCGCATCCGATCCCAAGGCGCGCGAGAAGGCGTTCATCGACTTGCGCAAGCTGTTGGCGGTCCACGAGACGGCCGAGGAGATGGTGGTTCACCCGCGGGTCCGCCACGAGGCTGCCAACGGTGACGAGATCGTCGACGCGCGCCTGGAGGAGGAGCACAAAGCCAAGGAGATGCTTTCAGCGCTGGAAAGCATGGACGTCGAGTCGAAGGAGTTCATCGACGAGCTGACGAAGTTCCGCGATGCCGTCATCGACCACGCCGAGCACGAGGAGAACGAGGAGTTCACCAAGCTGGAGCGGAACCTGACCGCCGACGACCGTGAGCGGATGGCCAAGGCCGTCCAGGCCGCAGAGGCAATCGCACCGACGCGTCCGCACCCAGGCGTTGAGTCGGCGAAGATGAACTTTGCTGCTGGCCCGTTCGCGTCGATGCTCGACCGGGCCCGCGACCTTCTCAAGCAGGCCACATCGTAG
- a CDS encoding alpha/beta hydrolase: MTQSLPAQAPWSPTRKDVIINAAAGVTLRNLARIPDAVKRLLLGSRSVTIDGNTLDTTLQLMLAGQKATGINGLAAEDDVVASRARLEILAASFKQHIPVAKVTNVSIPGPAGPIPARHYSPGTKRAALLVFYHGGGQVIGSLDTHDDLCRKICRDGGMHVLSVDYRLAPEHKAPAGAEDAFAAFVWAREHAGDLGADVDRVAVGGDSAGGNLATLVAQRARNDGPGLPALQLLIYPVTNYRDETRSQTLFAEGYFLTKHDLNWFRHQFLDGAQLDASDPRVSPLLADDLTGLPPALVLSGGFDPLRDEDQQYVDAMRAAGVAVDHRHFGSLVHGWANFFPLGGGSASATTEMISALRAHLARA; encoded by the coding sequence ATGACTCAAAGTCTGCCAGCACAGGCGCCTTGGAGTCCGACCCGCAAGGACGTGATCATCAACGCCGCAGCGGGCGTGACACTGCGCAACCTGGCGCGGATTCCCGACGCGGTCAAAAGGCTGTTGCTCGGCAGTCGGTCGGTCACGATCGACGGCAACACCTTGGACACCACGCTGCAGTTGATGCTCGCCGGGCAGAAGGCAACCGGCATCAACGGGCTGGCGGCCGAGGATGACGTCGTCGCGTCGCGGGCCCGACTCGAGATCTTGGCGGCCAGCTTCAAGCAGCACATCCCGGTGGCGAAGGTGACCAATGTCTCGATCCCCGGTCCCGCAGGCCCCATCCCCGCGCGGCACTACAGCCCGGGAACCAAACGGGCTGCACTGCTGGTCTTCTACCACGGCGGCGGTCAGGTGATCGGCAGCCTCGACACCCATGACGATCTCTGTAGGAAGATCTGCCGCGACGGCGGCATGCACGTGCTGTCCGTCGACTATCGGCTCGCACCCGAGCACAAGGCACCGGCCGGGGCCGAAGACGCGTTCGCAGCGTTCGTGTGGGCGCGCGAACACGCCGGTGACCTCGGAGCCGACGTCGATCGGGTGGCTGTCGGCGGCGACAGCGCAGGCGGAAACCTCGCGACGCTGGTTGCACAGCGCGCACGCAACGACGGGCCCGGACTGCCGGCGCTGCAACTCCTGATCTATCCCGTGACCAATTACCGCGACGAGACGCGCTCTCAGACGCTGTTCGCCGAGGGCTACTTCCTGACCAAACATGACTTGAATTGGTTTCGTCATCAGTTCCTCGACGGCGCGCAGCTCGACGCATCTGACCCGCGGGTGTCGCCGCTGCTGGCCGACGACCTCACCGGACTGCCGCCCGCGCTTGTGCTTTCGGGCGGGTTCGACCCCCTGCGCGACGAGGACCAGCAGTACGTCGACGCGATGCGCGCCGCCGGTGTTGCCGTCGACCACCGGCATTTCGGCTCGCTAGTACACGGCTGGGCCAACTTCTTTCCGCTCGGTGGCGGCAGCGCGTCGGCGACGACGGAAATGATCTCCGCGCTGCGCGCCCATCTCGCCCGCGCATGA
- a CDS encoding pyruvate carboxylase produces MISKVLVANRGEIAIRAFRAAYEMGIATVAVYAHEDRNSLHRLKADESYQIGETGHPVRAYLSVDEIVRVAQQSGADAIYPGYGFLSENPDLAAACADAGITFVGPGAEILELAGNKSRAIAAARAAGLPVLNSSAPSASADELVAAAATMEFPLFVKAVSGGGGRGMRRVADEAALPEAIEAASREAESAFGDPTLYLEQAVINPRHIEVQILADTHGNVMHLFERDCSVQRRHQKVIELAPAPNLPGELRAKICADAVAFARQINYSYAGTVEFLLDERGHYVFIEMNPRIQVEHTVTEEITDVDLVASQLRIADGETLEDLGLSQNTMTVRGAALQCRITTEDPANGFRPDTGRITGYRSPGGAGIRLDGGSHLGADISAHFDSMLVKLTCRGRDFSAAIARARRALAEFRIRGVSTNIPFLMAVVNDPDFRAGRVTTSFIDERPYLLTARTPADRGTKILNYLADVTVNHPHGARPSTVYPQDKLPQVDLDAAPPRGSKHLLTEVGPEGFARWLRESKSVGVTDTTFRDAHQSLLATRLRTTGLLMVAPYIARMTPQLLSIECWGGATYDVALRFLKEDPWERLAALREAVPNICLQMLLRGRNTVGYTPYPESVTYAFVQEATATGIDIYRIFDALNNVDSMRPAIDAVRETGTAVAEVAMSYTGDLSDPNENLYTLDYYLKLAEQIVDAGAHVLAIKDMAGLLRPQAATQLVSALRSRFDLPVHVHTHDTPGGQLATYLAAWHAGANAVDGASAPLAGTTSQPALSSIVAAAAHTEYDTGLSLSAVCDLEPYWEALRKVYAPFESGIPGPTGRVYHHEIPGGQLSNLRQQAIALGLGDRFEEIEANYAAADRVLGRLVKVTPSSKVVGDLALALVGAGVSADEFAADPAKFDIPDSVIGFLRGELGDPPGGWPEPLRTKALAGRPPAKATQELSPEDEAVLGEAGPKRQAALNRLLFPGPTKEFEAHREAFGDTSSLSANQFFYGLRHGEEHRVKLERGVELLIGLEAVSEPDERGMRTVMCILNGQLRPVVVRDRSVASDIPTAEKADRANPDHIAAPFAGVVTVNVVADDQVEAGQTIATIEAMKMEAAITAPKAGKVSRVAVSATAQVEGGDLLVVVS; encoded by the coding sequence GTGATTTCGAAGGTTTTGGTCGCCAATCGCGGGGAGATCGCGATCCGCGCGTTCCGGGCGGCCTACGAGATGGGCATCGCGACGGTCGCGGTCTATGCGCACGAGGATCGCAATTCGCTGCATCGTCTCAAGGCCGACGAGTCGTATCAGATAGGGGAGACGGGCCACCCGGTCCGCGCGTATCTCTCGGTCGACGAAATCGTGCGTGTCGCTCAGCAGTCCGGCGCCGACGCCATCTATCCGGGCTACGGCTTCCTGTCCGAGAATCCGGATCTGGCCGCCGCGTGTGCGGATGCAGGCATCACGTTTGTCGGGCCTGGCGCGGAAATCCTCGAGCTGGCGGGCAACAAGTCGCGCGCGATCGCCGCGGCGCGCGCCGCCGGCCTGCCCGTGCTGAATTCGTCGGCGCCGTCGGCATCGGCCGATGAGCTGGTGGCTGCCGCGGCGACCATGGAGTTCCCGCTGTTCGTCAAGGCGGTGTCCGGCGGTGGTGGGCGTGGCATGCGGCGGGTGGCCGACGAGGCCGCGCTGCCCGAAGCCATCGAGGCCGCGTCGCGCGAGGCCGAGTCGGCGTTCGGCGACCCGACGCTGTACCTCGAGCAGGCGGTGATCAACCCCCGCCACATCGAGGTGCAGATCCTCGCCGACACCCACGGCAACGTGATGCACCTGTTCGAGCGTGACTGCAGCGTGCAACGCCGGCACCAGAAGGTCATCGAACTCGCACCGGCTCCGAACCTGCCAGGCGAGCTGCGCGCCAAGATCTGTGCCGACGCAGTCGCCTTCGCCCGCCAGATCAACTACAGCTACGCCGGCACCGTCGAGTTTCTGCTCGACGAACGCGGCCACTACGTGTTCATCGAGATGAACCCGCGCATCCAGGTCGAGCACACCGTGACCGAGGAGATCACCGACGTCGACCTGGTCGCCAGCCAGCTGCGCATCGCAGACGGGGAGACGCTGGAAGACCTTGGGCTGAGCCAGAACACAATGACGGTGCGCGGGGCTGCTTTGCAGTGCCGGATCACCACCGAGGACCCGGCCAACGGTTTCCGCCCCGACACCGGCCGCATCACCGGATACCGGTCGCCCGGCGGCGCCGGCATCCGGCTGGACGGCGGTTCGCATCTGGGCGCCGACATCAGCGCGCATTTCGACTCGATGCTGGTGAAGCTGACGTGCCGCGGGCGCGACTTCTCCGCGGCGATCGCGCGGGCCCGCCGCGCGTTGGCGGAGTTCCGCATTCGCGGTGTGTCGACGAACATCCCGTTCCTGATGGCCGTGGTGAACGACCCGGACTTTCGCGCCGGTCGCGTCACGACGTCGTTCATCGACGAGCGTCCGTATCTGCTGACCGCGCGCACGCCGGCTGACCGCGGCACCAAGATCCTCAACTACCTCGCCGACGTCACGGTCAACCACCCGCACGGTGCCCGGCCGTCAACGGTGTATCCGCAGGACAAGCTTCCCCAGGTCGACCTCGACGCAGCCCCGCCGCGCGGCAGTAAGCATCTGCTGACCGAGGTCGGCCCGGAGGGCTTCGCTCGATGGCTGCGGGAATCCAAGTCCGTCGGCGTCACCGACACCACGTTCCGCGACGCGCATCAGTCGCTGCTGGCGACGCGGCTGCGCACCACTGGCCTGTTGATGGTCGCGCCGTACATCGCGCGGATGACGCCGCAGCTGCTGTCCATCGAGTGCTGGGGTGGCGCGACCTACGATGTGGCGCTTCGGTTTTTGAAGGAAGATCCGTGGGAGCGGCTGGCCGCGCTTCGCGAGGCGGTGCCCAACATCTGTCTGCAGATGCTGCTGCGGGGCCGTAACACCGTCGGCTACACGCCGTATCCGGAGTCGGTCACCTATGCGTTCGTGCAGGAGGCGACGGCGACGGGCATCGACATCTACCGCATCTTCGACGCTTTGAACAACGTCGACTCGATGCGGCCCGCGATCGACGCGGTGCGTGAAACCGGTACGGCGGTGGCCGAAGTCGCGATGAGCTACACCGGCGATCTGTCCGACCCGAACGAAAACCTGTACACGCTCGACTATTACCTCAAGCTGGCGGAGCAGATCGTCGACGCAGGCGCGCATGTGCTGGCGATCAAGGACATGGCCGGGCTGCTGCGCCCGCAGGCCGCCACCCAGCTGGTTTCCGCGCTGCGGTCGCGGTTCGACCTGCCGGTGCACGTGCACACCCACGACACCCCGGGCGGCCAGTTGGCCACGTACCTGGCGGCGTGGCATGCCGGGGCCAATGCCGTCGACGGCGCGTCGGCGCCGCTGGCGGGCACCACCAGCCAGCCCGCGCTGTCCTCGATCGTCGCGGCCGCGGCGCATACCGAATACGACACCGGGTTGTCGTTGTCGGCGGTGTGCGATCTGGAGCCGTACTGGGAGGCGCTGCGAAAGGTGTACGCGCCGTTCGAATCTGGCATTCCCGGGCCGACCGGGCGGGTGTATCACCACGAGATCCCCGGCGGACAGTTGTCGAATCTGCGTCAGCAGGCGATCGCGCTGGGCCTCGGTGACCGGTTCGAGGAGATCGAGGCGAATTACGCTGCCGCAGACCGCGTTTTGGGCAGGCTGGTGAAGGTGACACCTTCGTCGAAGGTGGTCGGAGATCTGGCGCTGGCGTTGGTCGGTGCGGGGGTGTCTGCCGACGAATTCGCCGCGGACCCAGCCAAATTCGACATCCCCGACTCGGTGATCGGGTTCCTGCGCGGTGAGCTAGGCGACCCGCCGGGCGGCTGGCCGGAACCGTTGCGCACCAAGGCGCTTGCGGGGCGCCCGCCGGCCAAGGCTACCCAAGAACTGTCTCCCGAAGATGAGGCAGTGCTCGGCGAAGCCGGGCCCAAACGCCAGGCCGCGCTCAACCGGCTGCTATTCCCGGGTCCGACAAAGGAATTCGAGGCACATCGCGAGGCCTTCGGCGATACCTCCAGCTTGAGCGCCAACCAGTTCTTCTACGGGTTGCGGCATGGCGAGGAGCATCGGGTCAAGCTCGAGCGTGGTGTCGAGCTGTTGATCGGGCTCGAAGCCGTCTCCGAACCCGACGAGCGAGGAATGCGTACGGTGATGTGCATCCTCAACGGACAGCTGCGCCCGGTGGTGGTGCGGGATCGCAGCGTCGCCAGCGACATTCCGACCGCCGAGAAGGCCGACCGCGCCAACCCCGACCACATCGCCGCGCCGTTCGCCGGTGTGGTGACGGTCAACGTCGTCGCCGACGATCAGGTCGAGGCCGGACAGACCATCGCCACCATCGAGGCGATGAAGATGGAAGCCGCGATCACCGCGCCTAAGGCAGGCAAGGTCAGCCGCGTGGCTGTATCGGCCACCGCGCAGGTCGAGGGTGGCGACCTGCTGGTGGTGGTCAGCTGA
- a CDS encoding DsbA family protein, translating to MATKPKKQASYDLKAADRKRNLAIQIGLTAVVVIFAVALVLYIVMSGDKKPVSGDAKAIRVASSNVIKKEGSNDPKVVLSMYEDFLCPHCGVFEQQFGPTVSKLIDSGAVAADYYMVAILDRQGNGYSSRAANAAYCVADESIDAFRRFHAALYAQQPQEGAGVYPDNARLIEVARQAGAGGKVPDCINKGRYTEMSQGLAAAAGIQATPTIRINGQDYQFTTPDALVAKIKETVGDVPGLTAAPAAPAPTPPGAPPAQAPASPAPAPPTTPVAAPAPVPVPASSAPSIAPPTTTR from the coding sequence GTGGCGACCAAACCCAAGAAGCAAGCCAGCTACGACCTGAAGGCAGCAGACCGCAAGCGCAACCTCGCGATCCAGATCGGGCTGACCGCGGTTGTGGTGATCTTCGCCGTCGCGCTGGTGCTCTACATCGTGATGTCGGGCGACAAGAAGCCCGTGTCGGGCGATGCCAAGGCCATCCGCGTCGCCTCGAGCAACGTCATCAAGAAGGAAGGCAGCAACGACCCCAAGGTCGTGCTGTCGATGTACGAGGACTTCCTATGTCCGCACTGCGGCGTGTTCGAGCAGCAGTTCGGGCCGACCGTGAGCAAGCTGATCGACAGCGGTGCCGTCGCCGCTGACTACTACATGGTCGCCATCCTGGATCGGCAGGGCAACGGATACTCGTCGCGCGCCGCGAATGCCGCCTATTGCGTGGCCGACGAATCCATCGATGCGTTCCGTCGTTTCCACGCTGCGCTCTATGCGCAGCAGCCCCAAGAGGGGGCAGGCGTGTACCCGGACAACGCGCGATTGATCGAAGTCGCCCGCCAGGCGGGTGCGGGAGGCAAGGTCCCGGATTGCATCAACAAGGGTCGCTACACCGAGATGTCGCAGGGATTGGCCGCGGCCGCCGGCATTCAGGCGACCCCGACCATCCGCATCAACGGCCAGGATTACCAATTCACCACGCCCGACGCGTTGGTCGCCAAGATCAAGGAAACCGTCGGTGATGTTCCCGGCCTGACCGCCGCGCCGGCGGCACCGGCACCGACGCCACCGGGCGCACCGCCCGCCCAGGCCCCGGCATCGCCCGCACCGGCGCCGCCGACGACGCCAGTAGCCGCACCTGCACCCGTGCCGGTCCCGGCATCGAGCGCACCGTCGATCGCGCCGCCGACAACAACGCGATGA
- a CDS encoding aldo/keto reductase — protein MASPLITLNDGNSMPQVGLGVWQTPAEDTERAVTTALEAGYRHIDTAAGYFNEREVGKAVAASGLPREDVFVTTKLWNADQGYDSTLAAFDASMERLGMEYLDLYLIHWPMPAKNLFVETFKAFAHLRDQHRIRSIGVSNFEPEHLRILMDATGIVPAVNQIELHPLLQQQELREVHAQLGVATEAWSPLGQGSLLSNPTVTAVAEAHGKTPAQALIRWHIQLGNIVIPKSVTPERIVSNFDVFDFELSEQEMASISSLGDGTRLGPDPRTFNFTG, from the coding sequence ATGGCTTCTCCCTTGATCACTCTCAACGACGGAAACTCGATGCCTCAGGTTGGGCTCGGTGTTTGGCAGACGCCGGCCGAAGACACCGAGCGCGCGGTGACGACCGCACTGGAGGCCGGGTATCGGCACATCGACACCGCCGCAGGGTACTTCAATGAGCGCGAAGTGGGTAAGGCCGTCGCGGCGTCCGGTCTACCCCGCGAGGATGTCTTCGTCACCACCAAGCTGTGGAACGCCGACCAGGGCTACGACAGCACGCTCGCGGCATTCGACGCCAGCATGGAGCGCCTCGGTATGGAGTACCTGGACCTCTACCTCATCCATTGGCCGATGCCCGCGAAGAACCTGTTCGTCGAAACCTTCAAGGCGTTTGCGCATCTGCGCGACCAGCACCGGATCCGGTCGATCGGGGTCAGCAACTTCGAACCAGAACACCTGCGAATCCTGATGGACGCCACCGGAATCGTCCCTGCCGTCAACCAGATCGAGTTGCATCCGCTGCTGCAGCAGCAGGAGTTGCGGGAGGTTCATGCTCAGCTGGGTGTCGCGACCGAAGCGTGGAGCCCGCTGGGTCAAGGGTCGCTGCTGAGCAATCCAACAGTCACGGCCGTCGCCGAGGCCCACGGCAAAACGCCAGCACAGGCACTGATTAGGTGGCATATCCAACTCGGCAATATAGTCATCCCGAAGTCGGTGACCCCCGAGCGAATTGTGAGTAACTTCGACGTGTTCGATTTCGAGCTGAGCGAGCAGGAGATGGCGTCCATCTCGTCGCTGGGCGACGGAACACGACTGGGGCCCGATCCACGGACATTCAACTTCACAGGGTAG
- the rsmD gene encoding 16S rRNA (guanine(966)-N(2))-methyltransferase RsmD, translating into MTRIIAGTFGGRRIAVPRAGTRPTTDRVRESLFNVLASRVDFEGASVLDLYAGSGALGLEALSRGATSAMFVENDQRAAAVIAKNIASLGVAADVRRGPVAAVLAGGTNRPVDLVLADPPYEVPPAEIEATLTALVDGGWVRVGTVVAVERGTSGPEITWADGWETLPSRRYGDTRLELAERRSA; encoded by the coding sequence CTGACCCGCATCATCGCCGGCACGTTCGGTGGGCGGCGAATTGCTGTGCCGCGCGCGGGAACTCGGCCGACTACCGATCGGGTGCGTGAGTCGCTGTTCAACGTGCTGGCGTCGCGCGTGGATTTCGAGGGCGCCTCGGTGCTCGACCTCTATGCGGGTTCGGGCGCACTTGGTTTGGAAGCGCTATCGCGGGGGGCGACGTCGGCGATGTTCGTCGAAAACGATCAACGAGCGGCCGCCGTCATCGCCAAGAACATCGCGTCGTTGGGGGTAGCGGCAGACGTGCGGCGTGGACCCGTGGCAGCCGTGCTGGCCGGCGGCACGAACCGGCCGGTGGATCTGGTGCTCGCCGACCCGCCGTATGAGGTCCCCCCCGCGGAGATCGAGGCGACGCTGACCGCATTGGTCGACGGCGGCTGGGTGCGCGTGGGGACCGTCGTGGCCGTGGAACGCGGGACATCGGGGCCGGAAATCACCTGGGCCGACGGTTGGGAAACCTTGCCGTCGCGGCGGTATGGCGACACTCGACTGGAGCTGGCCGAGCGGCGATCAGCCTGA
- a CDS encoding vitamin K epoxide reductase family protein, with protein sequence MTVTAPSDVQPSEPVAEAPNGVSVGRAGAVWILVAGVVGLAAALTLTVEKIEILINPEYVPSCSINPVLSCGSVMITPQASAFGFPNPLIGIVAFSVVVVTGVLALAKVSLPRWYWAGLAAGTLLGVVFIHWLIFQSLYRIGALCPYCMGVWAVTIPLLVVVASIALQPLESNAVARVLYTWRWSLVALWFTALVLMILVRFWDYWSTLI encoded by the coding sequence ATGACTGTGACCGCGCCCAGCGACGTCCAGCCGAGCGAACCCGTGGCCGAAGCGCCGAACGGGGTGTCGGTCGGGCGAGCCGGCGCGGTGTGGATTCTGGTCGCAGGCGTCGTCGGGCTCGCCGCAGCGCTGACGCTGACGGTCGAGAAGATCGAGATTCTGATCAACCCCGAGTATGTGCCGTCGTGCAGCATCAACCCGGTGCTGTCGTGCGGTTCGGTGATGATCACCCCGCAGGCATCGGCGTTCGGCTTTCCCAACCCGTTGATCGGCATCGTCGCCTTCAGCGTGGTGGTGGTGACGGGTGTGCTCGCACTGGCCAAAGTGAGCTTGCCGCGGTGGTATTGGGCCGGTTTGGCCGCAGGCACGCTGCTGGGCGTGGTGTTCATTCACTGGCTGATTTTCCAGAGCCTGTACCGCATCGGCGCGCTGTGCCCGTACTGCATGGGCGTATGGGCGGTCACCATCCCGCTGCTTGTCGTGGTCGCCTCGATCGCGCTGCAGCCCTTGGAGTCGAACGCGGTCGCGCGGGTGCTCTACACCTGGCGGTGGTCGCTGGTGGCGTTGTGGTTCACCGCGCTGGTCTTGATGATTCTCGTGCGGTTTTGGGACTACTGGTCGACGCTGATTTAG
- the coaD gene encoding pantetheine-phosphate adenylyltransferase has product MSGAVCPGSFDPVTLGHVDVLERAAAQFDEVVVAVLINPNKKGMFSPEERIAMIEESTTHLPNLRVESGQGLVVDFVKARGLTAIVKGLRTGTDFEYELQMAQMNKHIAGVDTFFVATTPRYSFVSSSLAKEVAMLGGDVSELLPAPVNERLQAKLNG; this is encoded by the coding sequence ATGAGCGGCGCCGTATGCCCTGGATCGTTCGACCCGGTGACCCTCGGCCATGTCGACGTTCTCGAGCGCGCGGCCGCCCAGTTCGACGAGGTCGTTGTCGCGGTGCTGATCAACCCCAACAAGAAGGGGATGTTCAGCCCCGAGGAACGCATCGCGATGATCGAAGAGTCGACGACGCATCTGCCAAACCTACGGGTGGAATCCGGCCAAGGGCTGGTCGTCGACTTCGTGAAGGCCCGCGGGTTGACTGCGATCGTCAAGGGTCTGCGCACCGGCACCGACTTCGAATACGAGCTGCAGATGGCGCAGATGAACAAGCACATCGCTGGCGTCGACACGTTTTTCGTCGCGACCACGCCGCGGTATTCATTTGTGTCATCGTCACTGGCCAAAGAAGTCGCGATGCTCGGCGGCGACGTTTCGGAACTGCTGCCCGCACCCGTCAACGAGCGCCTGCAGGCAAAGCTGAACGGTTAG